The DNA region AAAAAGCTCATAGAAATTAGGAAAAAGATTTTAGAAAAGAGAAGAGCTATAGAAAATATACAAGGAGAAAGAAAGTTTGTAATTGAAGGTGAAGAGTATAAGCTTCCGAGTATGGAGGAAGAGGATCCTGTTATGAGGGAACTAAGAGGTTATGAAGAAGAAATAAAATTCGTTCGTGAGACTATCACTAATTCTAAAAAAAGCAGTGTAATTGCAGTGATGAATCCAGAAATGCTTCCTCTATATGAGACGGAAAGGGCTCATGAAGCATTAAGAAAGTTTAAGATTCCTTTTAATTTGGTAGTCATAAATAAGGTCATTGAACTGCAGGGGGATATTCCGAGGATAAGAGTAAAAATAGAGGCCCAGAAAAAAGTGTTAAGAGAAATAGACGGAATATTCAGGGGAATTGATATTGTAACGATACCCATGTTTGAGGAGGAGCCAAGAGGTATGAAATGGTTGGAAAAAATTGGAGGGTTAATAGTTGGAGATTCGGGAAATCTATGAAGAACTCAAAAAAGTTAGAGAGCCAATAAGTGGGGAGGATATAGTGAGTCTTGGTATTGTGAGTTTGATAAGAAAGGAGGATGATAAAGTAGTTATCTTTTTGGGTCTTGCTCGTAGAACTCCTAGACACCCTTTTGAAATGGCTCTTAACTGGGCAGTGCATGCACGGATTGTTAAGGATATAGTAAAGGTTTTAGAGGGCAAAGTTAACTTTGAGATAATTGATGATATGACATTTCAAAGATATTATCCAATAGAGGAGGTTTAATAATGAAGGTTACTCCTGAGATGTTGCTTTTGATAATGGTCTTAGGTGCAGTGGCGGCTTTACAGTTCTATAAAGGTAGAAGACTGAACTTAAGCATAATGGAATACTACCTACGGACAATAGAAAGTATAGTAAAACCAAAGGACAAAGAATATG from Thermococcus sp. MV5 includes:
- a CDS encoding iron-sulfur cluster assembly protein, translated to MEIREIYEELKKVREPISGEDIVSLGIVSLIRKEDDKVVIFLGLARRTPRHPFEMALNWAVHARIVKDIVKVLEGKVNFEIIDDMTFQRYYPIEEV
- a CDS encoding ArsA family ATPase, translating into MKEYLFPREGFRVLFFIGKGGVGKTTTSAAVSVALARKGYKTLIVSIDPAHNLGDVFEVKLEDKPKQITENLYAMELDMEKLIKSYLRHLEENLKHMYRYLTVINLEKYFEVLSFSPGIEEYATLEAIREILQEGDKWEIIIFDTPPTGLTLRVLALPEIALIWTKKLIEIRKKILEKRRAIENIQGERKFVIEGEEYKLPSMEEEDPVMRELRGYEEEIKFVRETITNSKKSSVIAVMNPEMLPLYETERAHEALRKFKIPFNLVVINKVIELQGDIPRIRVKIEAQKKVLREIDGIFRGIDIVTIPMFEEEPRGMKWLEKIGGLIVGDSGNL